A window of the Lactuca sativa cultivar Salinas chromosome 7, Lsat_Salinas_v11, whole genome shotgun sequence genome harbors these coding sequences:
- the LOC111905326 gene encoding phospholipid:diacylglycerol acyltransferase 1 — MARRRRGGGGGGGDSRKPTPSEQQSQPQTGKKAQQKREKEKEKEKDNEKEKKSQDFNDASNLKKLKREKKNWSCIDSCCWFIGSICSIWWFLLFLYNAMPASFPEYVTTAITGKIPDPPGVKLQKEGLKAKHPVVFVPGIVTGGLELWEGHPCMDGLFRKRLWGGTFGELYKRPLCWVEHMSLDNETGLDPPGIRIRPVSGLVAADYFAAGYFVWAVLIANLASIGYEEKNMYMAAYDWRLSFQNTEVRDQTLSRMKSNIELMVATSGEKVVVIPHSMGTLYFLHFMKWAEAPPPLGGGGGGDWCAKHIKVVMNIGGPLLGLPKIVAGLFSAEAKDIAVARAVAPGVLDKDIFGFQTLQHAMRMTRTWDSTMSLIPKGGDTIWGTLDWAPEHGHDCSTMKVKPNDTLPPKDQNKKGNFHASKVNYGRIISFGKEFAALHSSKIDRVDFKDAKKGYNFGNTTCRDAWNEYHDMGIPGVEAILDYKVYTVESVLDLLQFVAPRMMKRGSAHYSYGIADNLDDQKYQHYKYWSNPLETRLPDAPEMEIFAMYGVGLATERAYIYKFTPGADQCYIPFQIDTSADGGIEESCLKSGVFSVDGDETVPSLSAGFMCAKGWRGKTRFNPSGIQTYVREYDHAPPATLLEGRGTQSGAHVDIMGNFALIEDIIRVAAGANGKDLGGDRVYSDIFKWSERIKLQL; from the exons ATGGCCAGGCGGAGAAGGggcggaggaggaggaggaggagactCGCGGAAACCAACACCTTCCGAGCAGCAGTCTCAGCCTCAGACTGGCAAGAAAGCCCAACAGAaacgagagaaagagaaagaaaaggAGAAAGACAATGAGAAAGAGAAAAAATCCCAGGATTTCAATGATGCTAGTAATCTTAAGAAATTAAAAAGGGAGAAGAAGAATTGGTCATGTATAGACAGTTGTTGTTGGTTCATCGGATCTATTTGTTCGATTTGGTGGTTTTTACTTTTTCTATACAATGCGATGCCGGCATCGTTCCCGGAGTACGTCACCACCGCTATAACGGGGAAAATACCCGACCCGCCGGGTGTCAAATTGCAGAAAGAAGGATTGAAAGCCAAGCATCCGGTGGTTTTCGTACCCGGCATTGTCACCGGTGGGCTTGAATTGTGGGAAGGCCATCCCTGTATGGATGGATTGTTCAGAAAAAGGCTTTGGGGTGGCACCTTCGGCGAACTCTACAAGAG GCCATTGTGTTGGGTAGAACACATGTCACTGGACAACGAAACTGGGCTAGATCCACCTGGTATAAGAATCAGACCTGTTTCCGGACTAGTAGCAGCTGATTACTTTGCTGCAGGGTATTTCGTATGGGCTGTTCTTATAGCCAATCTTGCTAGCATCGGATATGAAGAAAAGAACATGTACATGGCAGCTTATGATTGGAGACTCTCCTTTCAAAACACAGAGGTAAGAGATCAAACCCTAAGCAGGATGAAAAGCAATATAGAACTCATGGTGGCTACAAGTGGTGAAAAGGTGGTTGTCATCCCACACTCCATGGGCACTCTCTACTTCTTACATTTCATGAAATGGGCTGAAGCACCACCACCgttaggtggtggtggtggtggcgactGGTGTGCTAAACACATAAAGGTTGTGATGAACATCGGTGGACCATTGCTAGGGCTTCCAAAGATAGTTGCAGGTTTGTTTTCAGCTGAAGCAAAAGACATTGCTGTTGCTAGAGCTGTTGCTCCTGGTGTTCTTGATAAAGATATATTCGGTTTCCAAACTTTACAACATGCAATGAGAATGACACGAACATGGGATTCAACAATGTCATTGATTCCAAAAGGTGGGGATACTATTTGGGGGACACTCGATTGGGCTCCTGAACATGGCCATGATTGTTCCACCATGAAAGTCAAACCCAATGATACTCTCCCTCCAAAAGATCAAAACAAAAAAGGAAATTTCCATGCTTCAAAAGTTAATTATGGAAGAATCATATCATTCGGAAAGGAGTTTGCTGCTTTGCATTCATCAAAGATTGACCGTGTTGACTTCAAG GATGCTAAAAAAGGGTATAACTTTGGAAACACAACATGTCGAGATGCATGGAATGAGTATCATGACATGGGAATCCCAGGAGTTGAAGCAATTCTTGATTACAAAGTTTATACAGTGGAATCAGTTTTGGATCTTTTACAATTTGTGGCTCCAAGAATGATGAAACGCGGTAGTGCTCATTATTCATATGGAATTGCTGACAATTTAGACGATCAAAAATACCAACATTATAAATACTGGTCCAATCCCTTGGAAACCAG ATTACCGGATGCACCTGAGATGGAGATATTTGCGATGTATGGAGTGGGATTAGCGACAGAACGAGCGTATATTTACAAATTTACCCCTGGAGCGGATCAATGCTACATTCCATTCCAGATCGATACATCTGCAGATGGTGGAATTGAGGAAAGTTGTTTAAAAAGTGGGGTTTTTTCGGTTGATGGAGATGAAACAGTTCCTAGTTTAAGTGCAGGATTTATGTGTGCAAAAGGGTGGAGAGGGAAAACACGATTTAATCCATCTGGGATTCAGACATATGTACGAGAATACGATCATGCGCCTCCTGCGACGCTTCTAGAAGGGAGAGGCACACAGAGTGGGGCCCATGTTGATATAATGGGGAATTTTGCATTAATTGAGGATATTATAAGAGTGGCGGCTGGTGCTAATGGGAAAGATTTGGGAGGAGATCGGGTTTATTCGGATATTTTCAAGTGGTCTGAAAGGATTAAGTTACAGTTATAG